From Carbonactinospora thermoautotrophica, the proteins below share one genomic window:
- a CDS encoding FadR/GntR family transcriptional regulator produces the protein METGRVTRKPTAHRGRGLHGQVVQQLGQMIVAGEFDGRQPLVPEEIGQSFDVSRTVVRESLRVLEAKGLVSARPNVGTRVRPVSDWNLLDPDVIDWRAHGPQRQEQMRELQELRLAIEPLAARLASLRAPEEARTQLSTALRAMREAAERRDYPLYIRAHVDFHRALLSAPGNRMLQHLAGSVAVALQMRDEYPRPDSAVLAEEVDRHGRLVEVIADADQEAAERIARDLVEHEAVGAVQEWPLAAANGISAHGTATG, from the coding sequence GTGGAAACGGGTCGGGTCACCAGGAAGCCGACAGCGCACCGGGGCCGAGGGCTGCACGGCCAGGTCGTGCAGCAGCTAGGGCAGATGATCGTGGCCGGTGAGTTCGACGGGCGGCAGCCGCTGGTGCCCGAGGAGATCGGGCAGAGCTTCGACGTGTCCCGCACGGTGGTGCGTGAGTCGCTGCGCGTCCTCGAGGCCAAGGGGCTGGTCAGCGCGCGCCCGAACGTGGGCACACGGGTACGCCCGGTCAGTGATTGGAACCTGCTCGACCCGGACGTGATCGACTGGCGCGCTCACGGCCCGCAGCGGCAGGAACAGATGCGGGAGCTGCAGGAGCTGCGGCTGGCGATCGAGCCTCTGGCGGCCCGCCTCGCCTCCCTGCGCGCACCCGAGGAAGCCCGTACTCAGCTCTCCACCGCGCTGCGGGCCATGCGGGAGGCCGCTGAGCGGCGGGACTACCCCCTGTACATCCGCGCCCACGTGGACTTCCACCGGGCGCTGCTCAGCGCTCCCGGCAACCGCATGTTGCAGCACCTGGCCGGCAGTGTGGCGGTCGCCCTGCAGATGCGCGACGAGTACCCCCGGCCGGACTCCGCAGTCCTCGCCGAGGAGGTGGACCGCCACGGCCGGCTGGTCGAGGTGATCGCGGACGCCGACCAGGAGGCCGCCGAGCGGATCGCCCGGGACCTGGTGGAGCATGAGGCGGTCGGCGCGGTTCAGGAGTGGCCCCTGGCCGCCGCCAACGGGATCTCCGCACACGGAACGGCGACCGGATGA
- a CDS encoding ABC transporter permease subunit has protein sequence MIRAIRYELIRLRTIRSTWWLALLSLLATGSISWAIAANLRAGPLDVADIAVLLTGGALYSPLVPPAVFMAVLGVLALGHEYRYSSIRATLTAIPRRSRVLAAKTLAVALAAAVVAVLSLAVGWGVGFAVLGEQMLDLPWTEHSLPRISGGYVAFVVLSALLGLALAGLFRNVPAALVAILVIPLVLEPVLAVVLGFEALRPVREAGKFLPFAAGRQMLVPSVSTPAGYGEPLTPVSGGLTMSAYVAALLALCWAFFARRDA, from the coding sequence GTGATCAGGGCGATACGGTACGAGCTGATCCGGCTGCGGACGATCCGCTCCACCTGGTGGCTGGCGCTGCTGTCGCTGCTCGCCACCGGGTCGATCAGCTGGGCGATCGCCGCGAACCTCCGGGCGGGGCCGCTGGACGTCGCGGACATCGCGGTGCTGCTCACCGGCGGGGCCCTGTACTCCCCGCTGGTGCCGCCGGCGGTGTTCATGGCGGTCCTGGGTGTGCTCGCGCTCGGCCACGAGTACCGGTACAGCTCCATCCGGGCGACTCTGACCGCGATCCCCCGGCGCTCCCGCGTGCTGGCCGCCAAGACGCTGGCGGTGGCCCTGGCCGCGGCTGTGGTCGCGGTGCTCTCGCTGGCGGTCGGCTGGGGCGTGGGCTTCGCGGTACTCGGCGAGCAGATGCTGGACCTGCCCTGGACCGAGCACTCGCTGCCCCGGATATCGGGCGGGTACGTGGCGTTCGTCGTGCTGAGCGCGCTGCTCGGCCTCGCGCTGGCCGGGCTGTTCCGCAACGTGCCGGCCGCGCTGGTCGCGATCCTGGTGATCCCGCTGGTGCTGGAACCGGTGCTCGCGGTCGTGCTGGGGTTCGAGGCGCTACGCCCGGTGCGCGAGGCCGGGAAGTTCCTGCCGTTCGCCGCGGGCAGGCAGATGCTCGTTCCGAGCGTCTCGACGCCAGCCGGTTACGGGGAACCGCTGACACCGGTGTCCGGCGGGCTCACCATGTCCGCGTACGTGGCTGCCCTGCTGGCCCTCTGCTGGGCGTTCTTCGCCCGGCGTGACGCCTGA
- a CDS encoding ABC transporter ATP-binding protein — protein sequence MIEARGLTKRYGRKLAVDELSFEVRPGVVTGFLGPNGAGKSTTMRLMLGLARGRGVTLFNGRPYRKLKHPLREVGAMLETPPYHPARKARDHLRMLAAANGIPRGRVDEVLELVGLTSVGDKRPKSYSMGMTQRLGLAAAMLGDPQTLILDEPANGLDPQAINWLRGFLRAFAAQGRCVFVSSHLLAEMALMADHLVVISRGRLITSEPVADFVKRGSHSSVVVRSPHVARLARLLTREGAKVVHEDGPVISVIGVERAEIGELAFRNGIVLHELADRAATLEEAFLEATSEEQATGVGHPGDSRAPHAVEPSRPAVQPAPAAVSAAYPDASTRQTIRPADLDSPGSDPEAPARVRDREAQPDGATGPGGGARAGGGDGDAPGRATAAEAGEAAGEERSRPVGAKTDRSAREASRGGDT from the coding sequence ATGATCGAAGCCAGAGGCCTCACCAAGCGGTACGGCAGGAAGCTCGCCGTGGACGAGCTGTCCTTCGAGGTGCGTCCCGGAGTGGTCACCGGCTTTCTGGGGCCGAACGGGGCGGGCAAGTCGACCACGATGCGCCTGATGCTCGGACTGGCCCGGGGACGGGGTGTGACGCTGTTCAACGGCCGGCCGTACCGCAAGCTCAAACACCCGTTACGTGAGGTCGGGGCGATGCTCGAGACCCCTCCGTACCATCCGGCGCGCAAGGCCCGGGACCACTTGCGGATGCTCGCTGCCGCGAACGGCATCCCCAGGGGGCGGGTCGATGAGGTGCTGGAGTTGGTGGGGCTCACCTCGGTGGGTGACAAACGGCCGAAGTCCTACTCGATGGGCATGACCCAACGGCTCGGGCTGGCCGCGGCGATGCTAGGGGATCCGCAGACACTGATCCTCGACGAGCCGGCCAACGGCCTCGACCCTCAGGCCATCAACTGGCTGCGCGGTTTCCTCAGGGCGTTCGCCGCCCAGGGCAGGTGCGTGTTCGTGTCCAGCCACCTGCTCGCCGAGATGGCGCTGATGGCTGACCACTTGGTGGTGATCAGCCGGGGTCGGCTGATCACGAGCGAGCCGGTCGCGGACTTCGTGAAGCGCGGCTCGCACAGTTCGGTGGTCGTGCGCAGCCCGCACGTGGCGCGTCTGGCCCGGTTGTTGACCCGTGAGGGTGCCAAGGTGGTGCACGAGGATGGCCCGGTGATCTCGGTCATCGGCGTCGAGCGGGCGGAGATCGGGGAGCTGGCGTTCCGCAACGGGATCGTGCTCCACGAGCTCGCCGACCGGGCCGCCACTCTCGAGGAGGCGTTCCTGGAAGCCACCTCGGAGGAGCAGGCGACCGGCGTGGGCCACCCCGGCGACAGCCGTGCCCCGCACGCCGTGGAGCCATCCCGGCCGGCGGTCCAGCCCGCCCCGGCGGCTGTGTCAGCCGCGTACCCCGATGCGTCGACACGGCAGACCATCCGGCCAGCTGACCTGGACAGTCCGGGATCCGATCCGGAGGCCCCGGCGAGGGTCCGGGACCGCGAGGCCCAGCCGGACGGTGCCACGGGGCCGGGGGGTGGGGCCAGGGCGGGTGGCGGGGACGGCGACGCACCCGGCCGGGCCACCGCGGCAGAAGCCGGCGAGGCCGCCGGTGAGGAGCGGTCCCGGCCCGTAGGCGCGAAGACGGACCGCTCGGCCAGGGAGGCGAGCCGCGGAGGTGACACGTGA
- a CDS encoding DUF4192 domain-containing protein: MTEPTAPPPGRLLRLRTPADVVEAVPYLLGFHPRNSLVALSLRGPRQRLGLVLRCDLPPPESRHPVAACAAAHLAADGASQAVAAVYAGGDGLAALDPHRPLVDALDRALREQGIGLHEALYVADGRWWSFFCVAACCPAEGTPLVFHPDSPVARAARAWGLQALADRDAVAARLEPVTGAEAEALAAAFKTVKAELAGRLSTGSGVQALREESLSLLRRAVRRVLQGGESFQAGEVARLVLGLEDHAVRDQAAEWRYGRYGAAALRLWLLLARRATPPHDLVPLTLAALAAYSSGDGVLARIAVERALERDPDYRLACLVRDVLDQGVHPKNLYRLRRGKEVSS; this comes from the coding sequence ATGACCGAACCCACCGCGCCGCCTCCGGGGCGGCTCCTGCGTCTGCGTACGCCCGCCGACGTCGTCGAAGCGGTGCCGTACCTGCTGGGCTTCCATCCCAGGAACAGTCTGGTCGCGCTGTCCCTGCGCGGCCCCCGCCAACGGCTCGGGCTCGTCCTGCGCTGCGACCTGCCCCCGCCGGAGAGCCGGCACCCGGTCGCCGCGTGCGCCGCCGCCCACCTCGCCGCCGACGGTGCCAGCCAGGCGGTGGCCGCGGTGTACGCGGGGGGTGACGGCCTCGCCGCGCTGGATCCCCACCGACCGCTCGTCGACGCGCTCGACCGCGCGCTCCGTGAGCAGGGGATCGGACTCCACGAAGCCCTGTACGTGGCGGACGGGCGGTGGTGGTCGTTCTTTTGCGTCGCCGCCTGCTGCCCGGCGGAGGGCACTCCGCTGGTGTTCCACCCGGACTCGCCGGTCGCGCGGGCGGCCCGCGCGTGGGGGCTTCAGGCGCTGGCGGACCGTGATGCCGTGGCGGCGCGGCTGGAACCCGTGACCGGGGCCGAGGCGGAGGCGCTGGCCGCCGCTTTCAAGACCGTGAAGGCCGAGCTGGCCGGACGGCTGTCCACCGGATCGGGCGTGCAGGCCCTCCGTGAAGAGTCGCTGTCGCTGCTCCGGAGGGCGGTCCGGCGGGTGCTCCAGGGCGGGGAGTCGTTCCAGGCCGGGGAAGTCGCCCGGCTCGTCCTGGGGTTGGAGGACCACGCGGTGCGCGACCAGGCCGCCGAGTGGCGGTACGGGCGGTACGGCGCGGCCGCCCTGCGCCTGTGGCTGCTGCTCGCCCGTCGGGCCACGCCACCCCACGACCTCGTGCCGCTCACCCTGGCCGCCCTGGCCGCCTACTCCTCCGGGGACGGTGTCCTGGCCCGCATCGCGGTCGAGCGCGCGCTCGAGCGTGACCCCGACTATCGGCTGGCCTGCCTCGTGCGGGACGTCCTCGACCAAGGCGTGCATCCGAAGAACCTGTACCGGCTGCGACGCGGAAAGGAGGTCTCGTCGTGA
- a CDS encoding TIGR03086 family metal-binding protein — MPDSEYTGKRRVSSGGAPRGARRPDAPTPCPEWDVQALVDHLVTEQLWTPQLLGGKTTEEVGTSSGRTRSARGTPRRPGGVRAGVLDQLVHLSYGTVDAAEYCQEMISDLLVHAWDLARGIGADERLHPELVRLVYDQYAPRADELHQLGLFDAPVPVPDDADPQTTLIALFGRRP; from the coding sequence ATGCCTGATTCGGAATATACGGGAAAGCGCCGGGTGAGTTCGGGCGGCGCGCCACGTGGTGCGCGACGACCGGACGCGCCCACGCCGTGCCCGGAGTGGGACGTGCAGGCCCTGGTCGACCACCTGGTGACCGAACAGCTCTGGACGCCGCAGCTGCTCGGCGGCAAGACGACCGAAGAGGTGGGGACCAGCTCGGGGCGGACCCGGTCGGCGCGTGGGACGCCGCGGCGCCCAGGAGGCGTTCGGGCCGGCGTGCTCGATCAGCTGGTGCACCTGTCGTACGGCACGGTCGACGCGGCCGAGTACTGCCAGGAGATGATCAGCGACCTGCTCGTGCACGCCTGGGACCTCGCCCGGGGGATCGGCGCGGACGAACGGCTCCACCCGGAGCTGGTGAGGTTGGTGTACGACCAGTACGCGCCGCGTGCGGACGAACTGCACCAGTTGGGGCTTTTCGACGCGCCGGTCCCGGTTCCGGATGACGCGGACCCGCAGACCACGCTGATCGCGCTGTTCGGACGGCGGCCGTGA